The window AATGGCTGATTTTTTAAATTGCATTGTAAGGGTGATACACTGTCTGGCAAATGGAGGCCTGTTGTTAGGTTTTCTGCCGTGGGGGGATGAGCATGTACGCCATAGGAGTGGATATCGGAGGGACCAAGTGCGCCGTCTGTCTTGGAGAAGCGGAAAGGGACACTCTCCGCGTGATCTGCAAAGGAGAGCCCAGAAAAACGGCGGAGTATTCTCCGGAGCTTATGCTGGAGGGACTTCTCGACGACGTGAAAGAATGTCTGTCCCGTGTTCCTGCGGGAGAGACGGTGGCGGGAATCGGCATCAGCTGCGGCAATCCCCTCGACAGCAGGACAGGACTGATTTTATCACCCCCGAATCTCCCCGGATGGGATAGGATCCCAGTGGTGGACTGGTTCCGCAGGGGAACCGGACTTCCCGCCTGGCTGTGCAACGACGCCAACGCCGGTGCTCTGGCCGAGTGGCGGTTCGGTGCCGGCAAGGGGTGCGAGCACATGATCTTCCTGACCTTCGGGACCGGCTTCGGAGCAGGCCTCATCCTGAACGGGAGGCTGTACTGCGGCGCCTGCGACGCGGCGGGGGAGACGGGGCACGTCCGCATCGCAGCCCACGGTCCGGCGGGGTACGGCAAAATCGGCTCCCTGGAGGCTTTCTGCAGCGGAGGAGGCATTGCCCAGCTCGCCCGGACCTATGCCCTCCGGGAGATACAGAAGGGAAAGCCTCCCGCTTTTTGTCCCGGTCCCGGCAGCCTTGGGAACCTGACCGCCGAGTCCGCTGCCCGCGCCGCCCGCCAGGGGGATCCCACGGCAAGGGAGGTTTTTGAGCTTTCCGGCGCTCAGCTCGGGCTCGCCCTGGCGATGCTTATCGATCTTTTCAATCCCCAGCGCATCGTTCTCGGCGGCATCTTTTCACGATGCCGCGACCTCATCTGGCCCGTCGCCGAAGGGGTGATCCGAGAGGAGGCCCTTCCGGCCTCCCGAATGGCTTGTGATGTGGTCCCATGCGGGTTTGGGGAGGCTGTGGGTGACATGGCTGCCCTGACGGTGGCGCTGTATTATGGGGAACAGAAGGAGAGTTGAACGGCGGATGAAAAGAGTGTCCGGACATGGGGCAGACCTTCAGCGAAGGGCTGCCCCCCGGACCCGGTTTTTGTTACAGCAGGCGCTGTATC of the Aminivibrio pyruvatiphilus genome contains:
- a CDS encoding ROK family protein, yielding MYAIGVDIGGTKCAVCLGEAERDTLRVICKGEPRKTAEYSPELMLEGLLDDVKECLSRVPAGETVAGIGISCGNPLDSRTGLILSPPNLPGWDRIPVVDWFRRGTGLPAWLCNDANAGALAEWRFGAGKGCEHMIFLTFGTGFGAGLILNGRLYCGACDAAGETGHVRIAAHGPAGYGKIGSLEAFCSGGGIAQLARTYALREIQKGKPPAFCPGPGSLGNLTAESAARAARQGDPTAREVFELSGAQLGLALAMLIDLFNPQRIVLGGIFSRCRDLIWPVAEGVIREEALPASRMACDVVPCGFGEAVGDMAALTVALYYGEQKES